AGTTACTTCAAAGATAATATTATTGGTCATTATTATTTCATTACTTCAAACATTTATAGTTTTGATCATACTATAATCAACTAATCAAAATTTCCTAATAAGAATAAACATTTTGATTTAATTACTAATGAATCATCGGTTAAAAATAATCTCCCTAACTCTTTTGATAGCCTCTTTAATCGGGGGGTGTGGTGGTAATGATTTTGGTATTACTTCCACCGCCCTCAATAGTCGTTATAGTGATGAAAAGCCATCCATTAGCGGTGATGGGCGCTGGTTAGCGATGGTATCTAATCGTTTTGGGCGACAAGAAATTTTATTATTTGATTTACAACAACAGTCTTTTGTGGATTTACCCGGTTTGAATCGGGAGGGCGCTATTACAGATAGCCCTAGTTTGAGTCGCACCGGGCGCTATTTAGCCTATGTTTCCAGCATTCAAGGCAGACCTGATATTTTTTTGTACGATCGCGCCACCCGACAAACTAAACTATTAACTCAAGGTTATCGTAGTTGGTTGCGCAATCCTCGTATTAGCCCCGACGGGCGCTATGTTGTCTTTGAAACCGCTAGGCGAGGACAATGGGATATTGAAGTGATGGATTTAGGTATTAATATTGAATTGGATCAATCTAACGGTTTTATTCCAGAAGATGTGCCATAAGGAGAAGGAGAAGCAGAGGATGCAAGGGAGAAAGGGGAGATTTTTTCTATTAATTGATTTGTTAATAGTTAAAAACTTCTTATACTGGTATCTTGAGCTTACACATTTATTCAATGGCATTGTCTCACGGGGGAATTGAGGAGACAATGGGGAAATAAGCGGTTAAATATTAAATAGCATTAGAGGCATTTCCCACGGCGGTATC
The sequence above is drawn from the Cyanobacterium sp. T60_A2020_053 genome and encodes:
- a CDS encoding TolB family protein, with the translated sequence MNHRLKIISLTLLIASLIGGCGGNDFGITSTALNSRYSDEKPSISGDGRWLAMVSNRFGRQEILLFDLQQQSFVDLPGLNREGAITDSPSLSRTGRYLAYVSSIQGRPDIFLYDRATRQTKLLTQGYRSWLRNPRISPDGRYVVFETARRGQWDIEVMDLGINIELDQSNGFIPEDVP